In Salinisphaera sp. T31B1, the following are encoded in one genomic region:
- a CDS encoding OmpW family outer membrane protein, producing MGTHHSLRTRVAAGAAIGLIGLSCAMPVFAQGGGGAMRDLQLEEQTNSLFGDALDFIKHNTYIRLGVGHLAYEGSSSELKVENAQGLAAQAFGPGESKLDNTGSGLGDKTFPAGTIGLYVPWTGRHLATEVTISAPIKLDFQVTGRAANESLAPEVLDDGTGNAIATGVPAIGKNIGTLKTFPPNISLVYRPWVDTPVRPFVGVGAMYLYTFDTDISNEFLNSQNEPELYLEKPVACTAKAGVDVDITDQLFFTLSAEYIGCATVKAKLNNISVRAPNLSDQFGAIDVGTISSENKFEAILYQAAFGIQF from the coding sequence ATGGGGACCCATCATTCATTACGTACGCGTGTGGCCGCCGGGGCGGCCATCGGACTCATCGGCCTGAGCTGTGCGATGCCCGTCTTCGCCCAGGGCGGCGGCGGGGCGATGCGCGACCTGCAGCTGGAAGAACAGACCAACAGCCTGTTCGGCGACGCGCTCGACTTCATCAAGCACAACACCTACATCCGTCTTGGCGTGGGCCATCTGGCGTATGAGGGCAGCTCATCCGAGCTCAAGGTCGAAAATGCGCAAGGCCTGGCGGCCCAAGCGTTCGGGCCGGGCGAATCCAAGCTCGACAATACCGGGTCGGGGCTGGGCGATAAGACTTTCCCGGCAGGCACCATCGGGCTGTACGTACCCTGGACCGGCCGTCACCTGGCGACCGAGGTCACGATTTCGGCCCCGATCAAGCTCGACTTTCAGGTCACCGGTCGAGCCGCCAATGAATCGCTCGCGCCCGAGGTGCTCGATGACGGTACCGGCAACGCCATTGCCACCGGTGTGCCGGCGATCGGCAAGAACATTGGAACGCTCAAGACTTTCCCGCCGAATATCAGCCTGGTCTACCGGCCCTGGGTCGATACCCCGGTGCGCCCGTTCGTGGGTGTGGGGGCCATGTATCTCTACACCTTCGATACCGACATATCGAACGAATTTCTCAATTCGCAGAACGAGCCCGAGCTATATCTTGAAAAACCGGTCGCTTGTACTGCAAAAGCCGGCGTGGACGTCGATATCACGGATCAGCTGTTCTTCACCCTGTCGGCGGAGTACATCGGCTGTGCAACGGTCAAGGCCAAGCTGAACAATATAAGCGTACGAGCCCCGAACCTGTCGGATCAGTTCGGCGCCATCGACGTCGGCACGATTTCAAGCGAGAACAAGTTCGAAGCGATCCTGTATCAGGCCGCTTTCGGTATCCAGTTCTAG
- a CDS encoding putative solute-binding protein, with protein MKRINILRCATAIAVLACSAFGTSAFAQSDVQTRTFCIYDPIGANGFIYQALQDYVLQARAWGYKLETRAYTDEAVAASDLKAGQCDIASLTGVRTIHFVKFAGSLDMAGGLQTYDEEKTAIRVMSSPKAAHYMKQGPYEVIGVVPLGKAFLFARDRHLLDSISNIAGKKVAVLSYDKQASTLANVAGASPVGASIASFGPMFNNGSVDLAYAPAFAYNALELYKGLGTKGGIADFVLGMLSGQLIARADRFDADFGQKSRSWVFDNMFDSTLSRVTGAEDEIPEKFWVHISGERDQKYREMFRTVRVKLWEEDWYSHRMQHLLKKIRCSSDPGLAECSLDSEGGAVN; from the coding sequence ATGAAACGAATCAATATCCTGCGCTGCGCGACCGCGATTGCGGTCCTGGCCTGCAGCGCGTTCGGAACGTCAGCGTTTGCGCAGTCCGATGTGCAGACACGGACCTTTTGTATCTACGATCCGATCGGGGCCAATGGCTTTATCTATCAGGCGCTGCAGGATTACGTGTTGCAGGCGCGTGCATGGGGCTACAAGCTGGAGACCCGGGCCTATACCGATGAGGCGGTGGCGGCGAGCGATCTGAAGGCCGGCCAGTGCGATATCGCCTCGCTGACCGGTGTGCGCACGATCCACTTCGTCAAGTTCGCTGGCTCGCTGGATATGGCTGGTGGCCTGCAGACCTACGATGAAGAAAAGACCGCCATTCGTGTGATGTCCAGCCCGAAGGCCGCGCATTACATGAAGCAAGGCCCCTACGAAGTCATCGGCGTCGTGCCGTTGGGCAAGGCCTTTCTGTTCGCACGCGACCGGCACCTGCTCGACAGCATCTCCAATATCGCCGGGAAGAAAGTGGCGGTGCTCTCCTACGACAAGCAAGCCTCGACGCTGGCCAATGTGGCCGGTGCATCACCGGTGGGTGCGTCCATCGCCAGTTTCGGGCCGATGTTCAACAATGGCAGCGTCGATCTGGCCTATGCGCCGGCGTTCGCCTACAACGCACTCGAGCTCTACAAGGGGCTTGGCACGAAGGGAGGCATCGCCGATTTCGTGCTGGGTATGCTCTCGGGCCAGCTTATCGCGCGCGCCGACCGTTTCGATGCGGACTTCGGCCAGAAGTCGCGTAGCTGGGTGTTCGACAATATGTTCGATTCCACGCTTTCTCGTGTGACCGGTGCAGAAGACGAGATTCCGGAAAAGTTCTGGGTTCATATCAGTGGCGAGCGCGATCAGAAATACCGCGAGATGTTTCGCACGGTGCGCGTGAAATTATGGGAAGAGGACTGGTACAGCCATCGCATGCAGCATCTGCTCAAGAAAATCCGCTGCTCCAGTGATCCGGGGCTCGCGGAATGCAGCCTGGACAGCGAAGGGGGGGCGGTTAACTAG
- a CDS encoding putative solute-binding protein translates to MSPNMHSLGAWFAGIILAGAGMAIASADSGVPTRSICVYDPVGASGPVIEQFQDYIIFAREHGVAFDLRAYTSEDVVASDFKAGRCDAAGLTGIRMKQFVPFAGSLDMVGGLQTYDQVHTAIKVMASDKAAPLMRDGGYEIAGVVPGGKVYLFSREKRFLDSLEAAAGKKVAVIGYDKQARVVANVAGASPVPATIASFGPLFNNHSVDMAYAPAIAYKPLELYKGLGENGGVADFVLGMLSLQMVVHRDRFPDGFAAASRRWAVDNAWGRVITRIRQSDDEIPDRYWVHINGERETKYRSMLREIRQRLWDQGWYDHRMQHLLKKIRCSTNPGVAECSLDSEGGAIE, encoded by the coding sequence ATGTCACCCAATATGCATAGTCTTGGCGCCTGGTTTGCCGGCATCATTCTGGCCGGGGCGGGCATGGCCATCGCGAGCGCCGACAGCGGTGTTCCGACTCGCTCGATCTGTGTCTACGACCCGGTGGGGGCCAGCGGGCCGGTGATCGAACAGTTTCAGGACTACATCATCTTCGCCCGCGAGCACGGCGTGGCATTCGATCTGCGTGCCTATACCAGCGAAGACGTAGTCGCATCGGATTTCAAGGCCGGACGCTGCGATGCGGCCGGGCTGACCGGTATCCGCATGAAGCAGTTCGTGCCGTTTGCCGGCAGTCTCGATATGGTCGGCGGGCTGCAGACCTACGATCAGGTGCATACCGCGATCAAGGTGATGGCCAGTGACAAGGCCGCGCCGCTCATGCGCGACGGCGGCTACGAGATTGCCGGCGTCGTGCCGGGCGGCAAGGTCTATCTGTTTTCCCGCGAGAAGCGTTTTCTAGACAGCCTCGAGGCCGCGGCCGGCAAGAAGGTCGCGGTGATCGGTTATGACAAGCAGGCGCGTGTGGTCGCCAACGTGGCCGGTGCCTCGCCCGTGCCGGCGACGATCGCCAGCTTCGGGCCGCTGTTCAACAACCACAGTGTCGATATGGCGTACGCGCCGGCGATCGCCTACAAGCCGCTGGAGCTCTACAAGGGGCTCGGCGAAAACGGCGGCGTCGCCGATTTCGTACTCGGCATGCTGTCGTTGCAGATGGTCGTGCATCGCGATCGCTTTCCCGACGGCTTCGCCGCCGCCTCGCGCCGTTGGGCGGTCGACAATGCCTGGGGCCGTGTGATCACCCGGATCCGTCAGTCCGACGACGAAATTCCGGATCGCTACTGGGTGCATATCAACGGTGAACGCGAGACCAAATATCGCAGCATGCTGCGCGAGATCCGCCAGCGCCTGTGGGATCAGGGCTGGTACGACCACCGCATGCAGCATCTGCTCAAAAAGATCCGCTGTTCGACGAACCCCGGCGTGGCCGAATGCAGCCTGGACAGCGAAGGCGGCGCAATCGAATGA
- the urtE gene encoding urea ABC transporter ATP-binding subunit UrtE — translation MNDAAPQTDAAPSLIIRGLDQYYGGSHILWDVDLDVTPGAISCLMGRNGMGKTTLLKTIMGLVPATGEIRFGDTDLLKLPADKRAGLGIGYVPQGREIFGQLSVAENLELGLYVRRDRSRAALDRVFELFPVLKDMRSRRGGDLSGGQQQQLAIARALVFDPTLLILDEPCEGIQPNIVAQIGDTLEKLNREDGLTVLLVEQKLPFARRVADEFRILDNGRLVAQGGIAELTDEIVNRHLSV, via the coding sequence GTGAATGATGCCGCCCCCCAAACCGACGCCGCGCCGAGCCTGATCATCCGCGGGCTCGACCAGTACTACGGCGGCAGCCATATCCTGTGGGATGTGGATCTGGACGTCACCCCGGGCGCGATCAGCTGCCTGATGGGCCGCAACGGCATGGGCAAGACAACCCTGCTCAAGACCATCATGGGGCTGGTGCCGGCCACCGGCGAGATTCGTTTCGGCGATACCGATCTGCTCAAGCTGCCTGCCGACAAGCGCGCGGGGCTGGGCATCGGCTATGTGCCCCAGGGCCGCGAGATCTTCGGCCAGTTGTCGGTGGCTGAGAACCTGGAACTGGGGCTGTACGTGCGCCGCGATCGGTCGCGCGCGGCACTCGACCGGGTCTTCGAACTGTTCCCGGTATTGAAGGACATGCGCAGCCGACGCGGCGGCGACCTGTCCGGCGGCCAGCAGCAACAGCTGGCGATCGCCCGGGCGCTGGTATTCGACCCGACGCTATTGATTCTCGACGAGCCCTGCGAAGGCATTCAACCGAACATCGTCGCCCAGATCGGCGACACGCTCGAAAAGCTCAACCGCGAGGACGGGCTCACCGTGCTGCTGGTCGAACAGAAACTGCCCTTCGCCCGACGCGTGGCCGACGAATTCCGCATCCTCGACAACGGCCGGCTGGTCGCCCAGGGCGGTATCGCGGAACTCACCGACGAGATCGTGAACAGGCATCTGAGCGTATAG
- the urtD gene encoding urea ABC transporter ATP-binding protein UrtD — translation MKKPALVESFFDRSRVFDFVNRPAAGAKPDVRHGTILYVEDITVSFDGFKALDALTLYVNAGELRCIIGPNGAGKTTMMDVITGKTRPDAGRAWFGQNIDLLTLDEPRVAQAGIGRKFQKPTVFENHTVHENLELAMAGARGVWPVLFARLSSEQAAHIDETLELIGLEARAQTLAGALSHGQKQWLEIGMLLMQEPELLLVDEPVAGMTPQEVERTAELLTRLAGKRSVVVVEHDMEFVRSIARTVTVLHEGRVLAEGSMDAIQNDPKVVEVYLGE, via the coding sequence ATGAAAAAACCGGCCCTGGTGGAGAGTTTCTTCGATCGATCGCGGGTGTTCGATTTCGTCAACCGCCCGGCGGCGGGTGCCAAGCCCGACGTGCGCCACGGCACGATCCTCTACGTCGAGGACATCACCGTGAGCTTCGACGGCTTCAAGGCGCTGGACGCGCTCACCCTCTATGTGAACGCCGGCGAACTGCGCTGCATCATCGGCCCCAACGGCGCCGGCAAGACCACCATGATGGACGTGATCACCGGCAAGACACGCCCGGACGCGGGGCGGGCCTGGTTCGGCCAGAACATCGACCTGCTCACGCTCGACGAACCACGCGTCGCCCAGGCGGGTATCGGGCGCAAGTTCCAGAAACCCACGGTGTTCGAAAACCATACCGTGCACGAAAATCTGGAACTGGCGATGGCCGGTGCACGCGGCGTCTGGCCGGTGCTGTTCGCGCGCCTGTCCAGCGAACAGGCCGCACATATCGACGAAACGCTGGAGCTCATCGGCCTCGAGGCGCGCGCCCAGACGCTCGCCGGCGCGCTGTCGCACGGCCAGAAACAATGGCTGGAAATCGGCATGCTGCTGATGCAGGAGCCGGAACTGTTGCTGGTCGACGAACCGGTCGCCGGCATGACGCCGCAGGAAGTCGAACGCACGGCCGAACTGCTCACGCGTCTGGCCGGCAAGCGTTCGGTGGTCGTGGTCGAACACGATATGGAATTCGTACGCTCGATCGCCCGAACCGTGACCGTGCTCCACGAAGGCCGCGTGCTCGCCGAAGGCTCGATGGACGCGATCCAGAACGACCCTAAGGTCGTGGAGGTCTATCTCGGTGAATGA
- the urtC gene encoding urea ABC transporter permease subunit UrtC, with amino-acid sequence MTRTHANHGPVLTRMLGDTGSLIFVLALIALTVAIPICNLLVAPSSALHVSNFTVALVGKYLTYALLAVALDLIWGYCGILSLGHTAFFGLGGYAMGMYLMRQIGDRGVYGNPVLPDFMVFLNWDTLPWYWHGMDIFAVAMAMVVLVPGLLALVFGWLAFRSRVTGVYFAIITQAMTYALMLAFFRNEMGFGGNNGLTDFKDILGYSLSADGTRVGLFVASGVGLLIGFLIARFIVTSRAGRVLEAIRDAESRTRFTGYRVELYKVWIFTISAMLAGVAGALYVPQVGIINPSEFSPIASIEAVVWVAVGGRGTLYGAALGAGVVNFAKTWLTGAFPDIWPYALGALFVAVTLFLPKGIVGLVSQLRRRMRRKEPS; translated from the coding sequence ATGACACGCACTCATGCCAACCACGGTCCCGTTCTCACACGCATGCTCGGGGATACGGGCAGCCTGATCTTCGTGCTCGCGCTGATCGCCCTGACCGTGGCCATTCCGATCTGCAATCTGCTGGTCGCGCCGTCCAGCGCGCTGCACGTATCGAACTTCACCGTCGCACTGGTGGGCAAGTACCTCACCTATGCCCTGCTCGCGGTCGCCCTCGATCTGATCTGGGGTTATTGCGGCATTCTGAGTCTTGGCCATACCGCCTTCTTCGGGCTCGGCGGCTATGCCATGGGCATGTACCTGATGCGCCAGATCGGCGATCGCGGCGTCTACGGCAACCCGGTCCTGCCGGACTTCATGGTGTTTCTGAACTGGGACACCCTGCCCTGGTACTGGCACGGCATGGATATATTCGCCGTCGCCATGGCCATGGTCGTGCTGGTGCCCGGCCTGCTGGCGCTGGTGTTCGGCTGGCTGGCGTTTCGCTCGCGGGTGACCGGCGTGTATTTCGCCATCATCACCCAGGCGATGACCTATGCGCTCATGCTCGCCTTCTTTCGCAACGAGATGGGCTTTGGCGGCAATAACGGGCTGACCGATTTCAAGGACATCCTCGGCTACAGCCTGTCGGCCGACGGCACCCGCGTGGGACTGTTCGTGGCCTCCGGCGTGGGGCTTCTGATCGGCTTTCTGATCGCGCGTTTCATCGTCACCTCGCGCGCCGGGCGCGTGCTCGAGGCCATTCGCGATGCCGAAAGCCGCACCCGCTTCACCGGCTATCGCGTGGAGCTGTACAAGGTCTGGATTTTCACGATTTCGGCCATGCTCGCGGGCGTGGCCGGCGCGTTGTACGTGCCGCAGGTGGGCATCATCAACCCGAGCGAGTTTTCGCCGATCGCCTCGATCGAGGCGGTGGTCTGGGTCGCGGTCGGCGGACGCGGCACGCTTTACGGCGCGGCGCTGGGCGCGGGCGTGGTCAACTTCGCCAAGACCTGGCTGACCGGCGCCTTTCCGGATATCTGGCCCTATGCACTGGGCGCGCTGTTCGTGGCCGTCACCCTGTTTCTGCCCAAGGGCATCGTCGGTCTGGTATCGCAATTACGCCGGCGGATGCGTCGCAAGGAGCCGTCATGA
- the urtB gene encoding urea ABC transporter permease subunit UrtB, producing MDRTRTTGTARRLIAIILALGLAFATAAATAQDDPSGDDPSSAVTAPAADSAATPSTPSASAETGDGSTASADATTATPDDAPSEDNGFDYDGTVAALATANYPEKRRIVTALAAHPRAHTAELLAAFADNRLVVRKADDKVFVAEDNGDDYALRDPITFEPAGSASTRDFEPVRTNIGLRQNIGVAQAQLELDADDADTRLAAVETMSEKLDDNAADAMRAHRASETDDDVLKAIDRALAINDLNTGDNAAKLEAIERLSGDNSQMVYNRLKNMLILIPEDTADADQARLRAAAAAQVERVDWWRTVYDYLETLFFGLSLGSILVLAGIGLAITFGVMGVINMAHGELIMLGAYTAFVMQQLLPGHIGVALVLAVPAAFLVSGLVGILIERSIVQWLYGRPLETLLATFGVSLFLQQLVRSVFTPLNRSVASPEWMSGLIRFNDLFALTANRLVILAFSMAVFAALILVMHKTSLGLKVRAVSQNRDMARAMGIRTQRLDALTFGLGSGVAGIAGVALSQLTNVGPNLGQSYIIDSFMVVVFGGVGNLWGTLVSGLSLGVLTKFIEPQAGAVLAKIIVLIFLILFIQRRPRGLFPQKGRTAEGS from the coding sequence ATGGACAGAACCAGAACAACCGGCACCGCGCGCCGCCTGATCGCGATAATCCTCGCGCTCGGCCTCGCGTTCGCCACGGCCGCGGCGACGGCCCAGGACGATCCGAGCGGCGACGATCCGAGCAGCGCCGTTACCGCGCCCGCGGCTGACAGCGCAGCCACACCATCGACGCCGTCGGCATCGGCCGAAACGGGTGATGGCAGCACGGCCTCGGCCGATGCCACGACAGCCACGCCCGACGACGCCCCGTCCGAAGACAACGGCTTCGACTACGACGGCACCGTCGCCGCGCTTGCCACGGCCAACTATCCGGAAAAACGGCGCATCGTGACCGCGCTCGCCGCCCACCCACGGGCGCATACCGCCGAGCTGCTGGCCGCTTTTGCCGACAACCGGCTGGTGGTTCGCAAGGCCGACGACAAGGTCTTCGTGGCCGAGGACAACGGCGACGACTACGCCCTGCGCGACCCGATCACCTTCGAGCCGGCCGGCAGCGCCTCCACGCGCGATTTCGAGCCAGTGCGTACCAACATCGGCCTGCGTCAGAACATCGGCGTGGCCCAGGCCCAGCTCGAACTCGACGCCGACGATGCCGATACGCGCCTGGCCGCGGTCGAAACCATGTCGGAAAAGCTCGACGACAATGCCGCCGACGCCATGCGCGCGCATCGCGCCAGCGAAACCGACGACGACGTGCTCAAAGCCATCGACCGCGCGCTCGCGATCAACGACCTGAACACCGGCGACAACGCCGCCAAGCTCGAGGCCATCGAGCGGCTGTCCGGCGACAACAGCCAGATGGTCTACAACCGTCTCAAGAACATGCTCATCCTCATTCCCGAGGATACGGCCGATGCCGATCAGGCGCGCCTGCGTGCGGCGGCCGCCGCCCAGGTCGAACGTGTCGACTGGTGGCGCACGGTCTACGACTATCTCGAAACCCTGTTCTTCGGCCTGAGCCTGGGTTCGATCCTGGTGCTCGCCGGCATCGGCCTGGCGATCACCTTCGGCGTGATGGGCGTGATCAACATGGCCCACGGCGAGCTGATCATGCTCGGCGCCTATACGGCCTTTGTCATGCAACAGCTGCTGCCCGGCCATATCGGCGTCGCGCTGGTGCTGGCCGTGCCGGCCGCGTTTCTTGTCTCCGGCCTGGTGGGCATTCTCATCGAACGCTCGATCGTGCAATGGCTCTACGGCCGGCCGCTGGAAACACTGCTGGCCACCTTCGGCGTGAGCCTGTTCCTGCAGCAACTGGTGCGCAGCGTGTTCACCCCGCTCAACCGGTCGGTGGCCTCGCCGGAATGGATGAGCGGCCTGATCCGGTTCAACGATCTGTTCGCGCTCACCGCCAACCGGCTCGTGATCCTGGCGTTTTCGATGGCGGTGTTCGCGGCTCTCATTCTGGTCATGCACAAGACCTCGCTGGGCCTGAAAGTACGCGCGGTGTCGCAGAACCGCGATATGGCACGGGCGATGGGCATCCGCACGCAGCGCCTCGACGCGCTCACCTTCGGCCTGGGTTCGGGGGTGGCCGGCATCGCGGGCGTGGCCTTGAGCCAGTTGACCAACGTCGGCCCGAACCTGGGCCAGAGCTACATCATCGATTCGTTCATGGTCGTGGTCTTCGGCGGCGTCGGCAATCTGTGGGGCACGCTGGTGTCGGGCCTGTCGCTGGGCGTGCTGACCAAGTTCATCGAGCCGCAGGCCGGCGCGGTGCTGGCCAAGATCATCGTGCTGATCTTCCTCATCCTGTTCATTCAGCGGCGACCGCGCGGGCTGTTCCCGCAGAAAGGCCGCACGGCGGAGGGCAGCTGA
- the urtA gene encoding urea ABC transporter substrate-binding protein — protein MKTTTLHKLTTGVLAPALLALGAFAGSAQAADDAKKADCPIKVGVLHSLSGTMAISESTLKDTALMLIKQQNEKGGLLGCQLKPVVVDPASNWPLFAEKARQLLSQDKVDVVFGTWTSVSRKSVLPVFEELNGLLFYPVQYEGEESSRNIIYTGAAPNQQAIPAVNYLMNEVGVERWVLLGTDYVYPRTTNKILKQYLMDNGVAESDIMINYTPFGHSDWQSIVSRVKAFGSVGKKTAVVSTINGDANVPFYKELANQQISAADIPVVAFSVGEQELSGIDTGPLVGHLAAWNYFESIDTPANEQFIKNWHEYTGDDDRVTNDPMEATYIGFNLWVKAVEKAGTTDVDTVIDTLPGLKVDNLTGGTAELLPNHHITKPVYIGEITDDGQFSVVWETDDEVPGDAWSDFLPDSKKLKADWVDLDCGHYNTETKSCTGQSATQ, from the coding sequence ATGAAGACGACGACGCTACATAAACTCACCACGGGCGTGCTGGCACCGGCGCTGCTCGCACTCGGCGCGTTTGCCGGCAGCGCCCAGGCGGCCGACGACGCCAAGAAGGCCGATTGCCCGATCAAGGTCGGCGTGCTGCATTCGCTGTCCGGCACGATGGCCATCAGCGAGTCCACGCTCAAGGACACCGCCCTGATGCTGATCAAGCAGCAGAACGAGAAAGGCGGCCTGCTCGGCTGCCAGCTCAAGCCGGTGGTCGTGGATCCGGCCTCCAACTGGCCGCTGTTCGCCGAAAAGGCACGCCAGCTCCTGTCGCAGGACAAGGTCGACGTCGTGTTCGGCACCTGGACGTCGGTGTCGCGCAAGTCCGTGCTGCCGGTGTTCGAGGAATTGAACGGCCTGCTGTTCTATCCCGTCCAGTACGAGGGCGAGGAGTCCTCGCGCAACATCATCTACACCGGTGCCGCGCCCAACCAGCAGGCGATTCCGGCGGTGAACTACCTGATGAACGAGGTCGGCGTGGAGCGCTGGGTGCTGCTGGGCACGGACTATGTGTATCCGCGTACCACCAACAAGATCCTCAAGCAGTATCTGATGGACAACGGCGTGGCCGAGTCCGACATCATGATCAACTACACGCCGTTCGGCCATTCCGACTGGCAGAGCATCGTCTCGCGCGTGAAAGCCTTCGGCTCGGTCGGCAAGAAAACCGCCGTGGTCTCGACCATCAACGGCGACGCCAACGTGCCCTTCTACAAGGAACTGGCCAACCAGCAGATCTCGGCCGCGGATATCCCGGTGGTGGCGTTCTCGGTGGGCGAACAGGAGCTTTCCGGCATCGATACCGGCCCGCTGGTCGGCCATCTCGCCGCCTGGAACTATTTCGAGAGCATCGATACGCCGGCCAACGAGCAGTTCATCAAGAACTGGCATGAATACACCGGCGACGACGACCGCGTGACCAACGACCCGATGGAGGCCACCTATATCGGCTTCAATCTGTGGGTGAAGGCGGTCGAGAAGGCCGGGACCACCGATGTGGATACCGTCATCGACACCCTGCCCGGCCTGAAGGTCGACAACCTCACCGGCGGCACCGCCGAACTGCTGCCCAACCACCACATCACCAAACCCGTCTATATCGGCGAAATCACCGACGACGGCCAGTTCTCGGTGGTCTGGGAAACCGACGACGAAGTGCCGGGCGATGCCTGGTCCGACTTCCTGCCGGACAGCAAGAAGCTCAAGGCCGACTGGGTCGATCTCGACTGCGGGCACTACAACACCGAAACCAAGTCCTGCACCGGCCAGAGCGCTACGCAGTAG
- a CDS encoding GntR family transcriptional regulator, with protein sequence MSIAPTPRTAPGTRAKRVNLADRVYAQLKSELFDFHLMPGDRISETDIAARVRASRTPVREALFRLQRDGYVDVLDKGGWRVKPLDFNAFDELYDVRITLECAAVRRLCTRDETPPILAELAGVWQIDPAERETDSTTLWQLDERFHAEIVAAVGNREMARIHRDVTERIRIVRRLDFVKPARVDATYDEHAAILRRLAERDAEPAQQLLEAHIKASRDAVRQITLHGLYEARDAMRAGGPLRIDTTAHPSPLEKTGKPR encoded by the coding sequence ATGAGTATCGCGCCGACGCCCCGAACGGCCCCGGGTACACGCGCCAAGCGCGTGAACCTGGCTGATCGCGTCTATGCCCAGCTCAAGAGCGAGCTGTTCGATTTTCATCTCATGCCCGGCGATCGGATTTCCGAGACCGATATCGCCGCGCGGGTACGGGCCAGCCGTACGCCGGTACGCGAAGCCCTGTTCCGGCTGCAGCGCGACGGCTATGTCGATGTGCTGGACAAGGGCGGCTGGCGCGTCAAACCCCTGGACTTCAATGCGTTCGACGAACTCTACGACGTACGCATCACGCTGGAATGTGCGGCCGTGCGGCGCCTGTGCACGCGCGACGAAACACCGCCGATTCTGGCCGAGCTTGCCGGGGTCTGGCAGATCGACCCGGCCGAGCGCGAGACCGACAGTACCACCCTCTGGCAGCTCGACGAACGGTTTCATGCCGAGATCGTGGCCGCCGTAGGCAATCGCGAAATGGCGCGGATTCACCGCGACGTGACCGAACGCATCCGCATCGTACGGCGGCTGGATTTCGTCAAGCCCGCCCGCGTCGACGCCACCTACGACGAACACGCGGCCATTCTGCGGCGGCTCGCCGAGCGCGACGCCGAACCCGCCCAGCAGCTGCTCGAAGCTCATATCAAGGCCAGCCGCGATGCGGTGCGCCAGATCACCCTGCACGGGCTCTACGAAGCCCGCGATGCAATGCGTGCCGGCGGGCCGCTGCGCATCGATACCACCGCTCATCCGTCACCACTCGAAAAAACGGGGAAACCACGATGA